One Triticum dicoccoides isolate Atlit2015 ecotype Zavitan chromosome 5B, WEW_v2.0, whole genome shotgun sequence genomic window carries:
- the LOC119310949 gene encoding integumentary mucin B.1-like produces MASSADESLPSLPPIKTAPSPPSDAASASPSPASSTQESAAAEDKTTKAAAAEQEEKAPSTPTSKECRILLPEECPAAPRKPPVPRLPALKRKSRPTLTATTTARVCLTVPRDLSTVFRSMPMPVPAEKRIRAS; encoded by the coding sequence ATGGCCTCCTCCGCCGACGAGTCCCTGCCGTCGCTGCCGCCGATCAAGACGGCGCCTTCGCCGCCCTCCGACGCCGCCTCGGCCTCTCCGTCGCCGGCGTCGTCCACGCAGGAGTCGGCGGCAGCGGAGGACAAGACGACGAAGGCTGCAGCGGCGGAGCAGGAGGAGAAGGCTCCGTCGACGCCGACGTCGAAGGAGTGCAGGATCCTGCTGCCCGAGGAGTGCCCAGCGGCGCCGCGCAAGCCGCCGGTGCCCCGGCTTCCGGCGCTGAAGCGGAAGTCGCGGCCGACGctgacggcgacgacgacggcacGGGTGTGCCTCACCGTCCCGCGGGACCTCTCCACCGTGTTCCGGTCGATGCCCATGCCCGTGCCCGCCGAGAAGCGGATCCGGGCGTCGTGA